One part of the Microvirga sp. TS319 genome encodes these proteins:
- a CDS encoding calcium-binding protein, producing MSDVSDEFTLTTSQVNEIEALLSAKRYAAAYRRVAELANGRDELNASIAWLKGAADVNENIGSQSAFIRAYTIAQYQTRYGENLDLNLLQDASDTIASKVLGDIIASRHVPGIADIAQKDAEPAATTIFNGDPGGWAGNPLFLFLGYDTALNNNILEHPADTCHALAMIKFVGSTGDWVANISNAWNAAYGSGSTATIASTALRVNSFLQAAYGGLFPAGGVLASDVVLGRVNADDVLSGSEGANFIHGGAGDDVLQASGGSDILDGGDGLDKADFSVVGSALNVIIKAIQAPTKHIATVVSDSGTTALYGVEEIAGSDQDDLFQLQSFAEGVAQLTLNGGNGVDQLSAIYLEGPLEVDAVEGQLKSGERVLGIRNFERFEGTNQDDKFIASGNEKEINGRGGRDTVDFSKATSGVHVSDATNGASGIILKNVELIVGSEQGDWIDLSGTNVGVEIRGGGGDDVLAGGSASDTLTGGAGGDTFIVGDGDIVKDPERSDRIKWGDVFLTGGTQSEEGAVAYVGSHGEEYTQFGSGLMIEIPDGSTVIVENWSNGDGGIILRDRKEGDPPEPPLPPGARPVDPLVLDLDGDGIELYDLSDSGAYFDLDCDGLAERTGWVRPDDALLAFDRNGNGIIDDLSELIGGGALSSALGYGSLVGFRELGLFDSNFDTVIDSQDVSFSQILVWRDRNGDGFSQASELGTLASHGIARLSLIWQPDPDWIEGSRLEATSTFTRTDGSQSSVSNAFFTLDRQVVLDPGEDVTDPGNTTLPNLQGRGDLKDLHLAMKGDPVLRQMVSELAGLAVADAYSLAARINALMYKWAGIETADTFARGEYVDAALLRAFEKFTGSPFLQGTELWMADERADAGVADQITQYWQDLKGKMLTQILAQTDLGQQLFPGLSFRSGIFLNLPQGSQLGSVLDHLRTYAPAGELAKLQYWSSMFLVLEACRSQFSVDDWQFKAAVEQTLAVEGVELSYEQILGSLVGTGESETLVGSFFHENLLVGGGGNDLLRGGVHDDTYLFGRGFGIDTIREYDGIGTGGLGTHELNRVRFTADVLPDEVVFRRENGTNHLVVEIGGTGDRLTILDQLTPGKPAIERFEFADGTAIEWWDVYMSLSPATEGADYLVGANGRNDTLDGGAGDDTLEGGTGADTYIFGRGSGSDTIIEKDDGRIDRVLLGADVTPADLILARDDITLDLIVRISGSSDRLTIKEAFSQNGPGIEEFVFADGTVWDRATIRTYLLAGTPLGDLLTGFSSADTLDGGAGNDTLKGGSGADTYIFGRGYGQDVIDDGASSGDILILADGVAPDDLVLSQDSRGNDLILTIAGTQDTLTIRNQFLAWYWGVSEIRFADGTRWSQETIRAKGLVATSENDVLIGYNGVSDYLEGGLGDDYLAGRTGRDTYIYNIGDGNDTIGTSNATSDSLGGTLILGAGLTIASVSATQSASDPYDITLNFRGTDGSAMGSILLEDFGGRPEVDRIVFGDGQIWTQADVYRAILDARISDGADTVKGFWIDDLIAAGAGDDVIEGGSGNDTLIGGFGNDKLIGNNGSDTYVYTPGDGDDTISDIASESGAVNRLVLGSGLVSSHARLIRSTSDVDDLRLEFISDGDEIVGTIVLDEQFSQSGFRYGVDEIVFGNGEVWSRETLFNNWATLAATEGGNEINGDPLSNHIDGGAGSDTIKGFAGDDTLIGGTGDDWLDGGAGSDTYRYNEGDGSDTIAGSSPWGTDHLILGPTLRLSNLIVTRSMQDVNDAILSFQGSDGFIMLDGQFSSDAAIGVEKITFGDGQILRAAQLRAMILSNARTDGSDVIQAFGGDDVVSGGLGDDTLDGLDGEDWLLGGEGHDELYAGNGQDTLNGGQGDDLLNGGQGGDTYGYNINEGSDTITDPGSTSSPDEDILFFGPGIGLNDLVFSRSTGDRNDLYIDITSTGQRITVDDQFYAPNSGIERFQFSGGDSLTIEQIRQQLMGATDGDDTIYGFRGVADLINGGLGNDTIIGFGGSTTSGGAGDDTLLGGLGDDTYIFEGRAIIVENAGEGIDTVQSSVSYTLAANVENLILTGTSGISGTGNELANVLAGNSGFNKLSGGGGDDTLDGGSGSDTLIGGLGYDTYVVDRTSDVITELTDEGTDTVLSSVTLTLAANVENLTLTGTTAISGTGNTLDNVLVGNASSNTLDGGAGIDTLIGGAGNDIYVVDNGGDVIVEAESADIDTVQSSASSYILAANVENLALTGTAAISGTGNALSNLLTGNAGANTLDGGAGQDTLNGGAGADLLIGGEGNDTYVVDNGGDLISENAGEGTDTVQSSASYTLAANVENLTLMGTAAISGTGNGLANVLTGNSAANTLNGDGGDDILNGGAGVDTLVGGLGNDTYIVESASDIIAEALGEGTDTVQSSVSLTLGANLENLMLTGTATTGTGNALDNVLLGNAANNTLNGGAGADTLTGGLGNDTYVIDNTGDTVIELGGEGIDTVQSSVSYTLAANIENLTLTGTSAINGTGNELANALTGNSGANVLTGGAGDDTLNGGTGADTLSGGTGDDIYIVDNAGDVVIEAINEGIDTVQSSVSFTLSAFVENLTLTGIAASGTGNALDNVLIGNSGANTLNGGAGADQMSGGAGNDTYIVDDIGDGVMEAASAGTDTVQSAIGYVLGANLENLTLTGTAAINGTGNELANVLTGNSGANMLEGGIGDDTLNGGAGNDLLSGGVGNDTYIVDSVADMIVEAADEGTDTVQSSITLTVGANLENLTLTGTAAIHGTGNGLNNVLTGNSGANTLDGREGADQMSGGLGNDIYVVDDAGDVVIEAASQGTDTVQSSISHGLAANVENLTLIGTSAINGTGNTLNNVMIGNAATNILFGGAGNDTLTGGAGSDVFAFTTGFGKDVVTDFQAGAGSGDVIEFSTSLFADVTTVLAAASQVGSDVVITVDTSNTITLKNVQRSSLHADDFRFV from the coding sequence ATGTCCGATGTGTCCGACGAATTTACCCTTACAACCTCTCAGGTGAATGAGATTGAGGCGCTGCTTTCTGCAAAGCGATATGCCGCAGCCTATCGGCGGGTCGCCGAGCTCGCTAATGGCCGCGATGAATTGAATGCCTCCATCGCTTGGCTCAAGGGCGCTGCTGACGTTAACGAGAATATCGGAAGCCAAAGTGCGTTCATCCGCGCCTACACCATCGCACAATACCAAACAAGGTACGGAGAAAATCTTGATCTTAATCTCCTCCAAGATGCTTCCGACACGATCGCCTCAAAGGTATTGGGTGACATCATCGCTAGCCGTCATGTTCCAGGTATAGCTGACATAGCACAAAAAGACGCTGAACCTGCGGCAACGACGATCTTCAACGGCGATCCTGGCGGATGGGCCGGAAATCCACTTTTTCTTTTCCTCGGATATGACACGGCTCTGAACAACAATATCCTCGAACATCCGGCGGATACCTGCCATGCTCTGGCTATGATCAAGTTCGTCGGATCCACCGGAGATTGGGTGGCGAATATTTCCAATGCCTGGAATGCGGCTTACGGAAGCGGTTCCACTGCCACGATTGCATCTACTGCGCTTCGCGTGAACAGCTTTCTGCAAGCTGCTTATGGTGGTCTCTTCCCTGCAGGAGGAGTTCTCGCCTCTGATGTTGTTCTTGGCCGGGTTAATGCCGATGACGTTCTTTCCGGAAGCGAAGGTGCAAATTTCATCCATGGGGGTGCAGGCGACGACGTCCTCCAGGCGTCCGGTGGAAGCGACATCCTGGATGGTGGTGATGGTTTGGACAAGGCCGACTTTTCAGTCGTAGGATCAGCACTCAACGTCATCATAAAAGCCATTCAAGCGCCGACAAAGCATATCGCTACCGTGGTTTCAGACTCGGGCACCACAGCTCTGTACGGAGTCGAAGAGATCGCCGGTTCGGATCAGGACGACTTGTTCCAACTCCAATCTTTCGCCGAAGGTGTGGCTCAGCTGACGCTGAACGGCGGCAACGGGGTCGATCAGCTCAGTGCCATTTATCTCGAAGGCCCGCTTGAGGTCGATGCTGTCGAAGGTCAGCTCAAGAGTGGTGAGCGCGTCCTCGGGATCAGGAACTTTGAGCGATTTGAGGGGACCAATCAGGACGACAAGTTCATTGCTTCAGGGAACGAAAAAGAAATCAACGGTCGCGGAGGCAGGGATACAGTCGACTTCTCCAAAGCCACGTCTGGCGTCCACGTCAGCGATGCTACAAACGGTGCCTCCGGAATCATTCTGAAAAACGTCGAGCTGATCGTCGGCAGCGAACAGGGCGACTGGATCGATCTTAGCGGAACGAACGTGGGTGTGGAGATCAGGGGCGGTGGTGGGGATGACGTATTGGCTGGAGGTAGCGCCAGTGACACTCTGACCGGTGGCGCGGGTGGGGACACGTTCATCGTAGGTGATGGCGACATCGTCAAGGATCCGGAGCGCAGCGACCGCATCAAATGGGGCGACGTCTTCCTCACCGGCGGCACGCAAAGCGAGGAGGGGGCAGTCGCCTATGTAGGCTCGCATGGAGAGGAGTATACGCAGTTTGGCTCGGGTTTGATGATAGAGATTCCGGACGGCAGCACGGTGATCGTCGAAAACTGGTCGAACGGCGACGGGGGAATAATCCTTCGAGACCGCAAGGAGGGCGATCCGCCAGAGCCCCCGTTGCCCCCGGGCGCACGCCCGGTCGATCCGCTCGTTCTCGATCTGGACGGCGATGGTATCGAGCTGTACGACCTCAGCGATTCAGGAGCCTATTTCGATCTGGATTGCGACGGATTGGCTGAACGGACGGGCTGGGTCCGACCGGACGATGCGCTTTTAGCCTTCGATCGCAACGGCAACGGCATCATCGACGACCTGTCCGAGCTCATTGGCGGCGGGGCCCTGTCGTCGGCCCTGGGTTATGGGTCTCTCGTGGGCTTCAGGGAGTTGGGGCTATTCGACAGCAACTTCGATACCGTCATTGACAGCCAGGACGTGAGCTTCTCTCAAATCCTGGTCTGGCGAGACCGCAACGGCGACGGATTCAGCCAGGCAAGCGAACTTGGCACCTTGGCATCGCACGGAATCGCGCGCCTCTCCCTCATCTGGCAACCGGATCCCGACTGGATCGAGGGAAGCAGACTTGAGGCCACGTCGACCTTCACGCGGACCGATGGGTCGCAATCCTCGGTGAGCAATGCCTTCTTCACCTTGGATCGACAAGTCGTGCTGGATCCTGGAGAGGATGTGACGGATCCCGGGAACACCACTCTGCCTAATCTGCAGGGGCGAGGCGACCTGAAGGATCTCCATCTTGCGATGAAGGGAGATCCGGTTCTCCGGCAAATGGTATCGGAGCTGGCCGGGTTGGCGGTAGCCGACGCTTACAGCCTCGCCGCACGCATCAATGCTCTCATGTACAAATGGGCGGGCATCGAAACGGCTGACACCTTTGCCCGTGGCGAATATGTCGATGCCGCTCTGCTCCGGGCTTTCGAAAAGTTCACAGGCAGCCCGTTCCTGCAAGGAACAGAGCTATGGATGGCCGATGAACGCGCGGATGCCGGCGTCGCGGATCAAATCACCCAGTACTGGCAGGACCTCAAAGGGAAAATGCTCACGCAGATCTTGGCGCAGACGGATCTCGGGCAGCAGCTCTTTCCCGGCCTGAGTTTCAGGTCCGGAATTTTTCTGAACCTGCCGCAAGGAAGCCAGCTTGGATCGGTTTTGGACCATCTTCGCACGTACGCACCTGCAGGCGAGCTTGCCAAGCTCCAGTACTGGAGCAGCATGTTCCTGGTGCTCGAAGCCTGCCGATCGCAGTTCTCAGTGGACGACTGGCAGTTCAAGGCGGCGGTCGAGCAAACGCTCGCAGTGGAAGGGGTCGAGCTTTCCTATGAACAGATCCTTGGCTCTCTTGTCGGAACAGGAGAAAGCGAAACCCTGGTGGGCTCCTTCTTCCATGAAAACCTCCTGGTCGGCGGAGGCGGCAACGATCTTCTGCGCGGGGGAGTACACGATGATACCTATCTTTTCGGTCGCGGTTTCGGCATTGACACGATCCGCGAGTACGATGGCATCGGAACCGGTGGGCTTGGCACCCACGAACTGAACAGGGTGCGTTTCACGGCCGATGTCCTGCCCGACGAGGTTGTCTTCCGGCGGGAGAACGGGACCAATCATCTCGTGGTTGAGATCGGAGGCACGGGTGATCGTTTGACGATCCTGGATCAGCTGACACCCGGCAAACCGGCAATCGAACGTTTCGAGTTCGCCGATGGCACGGCGATCGAGTGGTGGGATGTCTATATGAGCCTGTCTCCTGCGACGGAAGGTGCAGACTATCTCGTTGGGGCGAACGGTCGGAACGATACGCTCGACGGAGGAGCAGGAGATGATACCCTTGAGGGCGGTACTGGAGCCGACACCTATATCTTCGGACGTGGTTCCGGTTCCGATACGATCATCGAGAAAGATGATGGCCGTATCGACCGAGTTCTCTTGGGCGCCGATGTCACGCCGGCTGATCTCATCCTTGCCAGGGACGACATCACGCTTGACCTCATTGTTCGGATTTCAGGATCATCCGATCGCTTAACCATCAAGGAGGCATTCAGTCAGAATGGGCCAGGCATCGAAGAGTTCGTCTTTGCCGATGGTACGGTTTGGGATCGCGCGACGATCCGTACGTACCTTCTGGCCGGCACGCCTCTGGGCGACCTCCTGACCGGGTTCTCGTCCGCCGATACTCTCGACGGCGGTGCTGGCAACGACACGCTAAAAGGGGGATCCGGTGCAGACACATACATATTCGGGCGCGGTTATGGTCAGGATGTGATCGATGATGGGGCCTCATCAGGCGATATTCTGATTCTTGCTGACGGAGTAGCACCTGATGATCTTGTTCTCTCTCAGGACAGCAGAGGCAACGATCTGATCCTGACGATCGCAGGCACTCAGGACACGCTGACGATCCGCAATCAATTCTTAGCCTGGTACTGGGGAGTCTCGGAAATTCGCTTTGCGGACGGTACTCGCTGGTCACAAGAAACAATCCGCGCGAAAGGGCTTGTCGCGACGTCCGAAAATGATGTGCTTATCGGGTACAATGGGGTGAGCGACTATCTGGAAGGTGGTCTTGGGGATGACTACCTCGCTGGAAGAACGGGCAGGGATACCTACATTTACAATATCGGCGATGGCAACGACACGATCGGCACTTCAAACGCCACTTCGGATAGTCTTGGTGGAACGCTGATCCTGGGTGCGGGCCTGACGATTGCGAGCGTCAGCGCCACACAATCGGCCAGCGACCCTTATGATATTACGCTGAATTTCAGAGGAACCGATGGCTCGGCTATGGGGTCCATCCTGCTAGAGGACTTCGGCGGTAGACCTGAGGTTGACCGAATTGTCTTTGGGGACGGCCAGATCTGGACGCAAGCGGATGTCTACAGGGCGATCCTTGATGCAAGGATCTCTGATGGCGCAGACACGGTTAAGGGATTCTGGATCGATGATCTTATCGCGGCTGGAGCAGGCGATGATGTGATCGAGGGTGGAAGCGGTAACGATACGCTCATCGGAGGATTCGGCAACGATAAGCTGATCGGTAACAATGGTAGTGATACGTACGTTTATACTCCTGGTGATGGAGACGATACGATCTCTGATATCGCTTCCGAATCTGGAGCCGTTAATCGGCTTGTTCTAGGTTCCGGCTTGGTTTCATCCCATGCTCGGTTGATCCGCTCGACCTCGGATGTGGATGACCTGAGACTTGAGTTTATTTCCGATGGCGATGAGATTGTCGGCACCATCGTGCTGGATGAGCAATTTTCCCAATCCGGCTTTCGTTATGGCGTCGACGAAATTGTTTTCGGAAATGGGGAAGTTTGGTCCCGGGAGACGTTGTTCAATAATTGGGCTACGTTGGCCGCTACCGAAGGTGGGAACGAGATTAACGGCGATCCCTTGAGCAACCATATCGATGGGGGCGCCGGGAGCGATACGATCAAAGGTTTCGCGGGAGACGATACCTTGATCGGCGGTACAGGTGACGACTGGCTGGATGGCGGGGCTGGAAGCGATACCTACCGCTACAACGAGGGAGATGGGAGCGATACGATCGCAGGCAGTTCCCCTTGGGGAACCGATCATCTCATTCTGGGGCCGACCCTGCGCCTCTCGAACCTGATTGTCACGCGGTCGATGCAGGACGTCAACGATGCTATCCTGAGCTTCCAAGGGAGCGATGGCTTCATCATGCTCGACGGACAATTCTCGTCGGATGCTGCAATCGGTGTCGAGAAGATCACGTTCGGTGACGGCCAGATTCTACGCGCCGCCCAACTGCGTGCGATGATCCTAAGCAATGCCCGTACTGACGGGAGCGATGTCATCCAAGCCTTTGGGGGGGACGATGTCGTGTCCGGCGGTTTAGGCGACGATACGCTCGATGGATTGGATGGAGAGGACTGGTTGCTTGGTGGAGAAGGGCACGACGAACTCTATGCTGGCAATGGCCAGGATACCTTGAACGGCGGTCAAGGCGACGATCTTCTGAACGGCGGCCAAGGCGGCGATACATATGGATACAATATCAATGAAGGCAGCGATACGATAACGGACCCAGGGAGCACGAGCAGTCCGGATGAGGACATTCTATTCTTTGGCCCAGGAATTGGGCTGAATGATCTCGTCTTCTCCCGGTCAACTGGCGATAGGAACGACCTGTACATCGACATCACAAGCACGGGTCAAAGAATTACGGTCGACGATCAGTTCTATGCGCCGAACAGCGGAATCGAGAGGTTTCAGTTCAGCGGCGGAGACTCCTTGACCATAGAGCAAATCCGGCAGCAGTTGATGGGAGCCACGGATGGGGACGATACGATCTATGGCTTCCGGGGTGTCGCCGATCTGATCAATGGTGGCCTCGGCAATGACACGATCATCGGCTTTGGCGGGAGCACGACATCGGGAGGCGCGGGCGACGATACCCTTCTCGGCGGTTTGGGGGACGACACTTACATCTTCGAAGGGCGAGCCATCATCGTCGAGAACGCCGGTGAGGGCATCGACACCGTCCAGAGTTCTGTCAGCTATACGCTTGCCGCCAACGTGGAGAACCTGATCCTCACAGGCACGTCGGGCATCAGTGGGACGGGGAACGAACTCGCTAACGTGCTGGCCGGCAACTCCGGCTTCAACAAGCTGAGCGGCGGGGGCGGCGACGATACGCTGGATGGCGGGAGTGGCAGCGATACGCTCATCGGTGGCCTCGGATACGACACTTATGTCGTCGACCGCACGAGCGATGTGATCACGGAACTCACCGACGAAGGCACGGATACGGTCCTGAGCTCCGTCACTCTGACCCTTGCGGCCAACGTGGAGAACCTGACCCTCACCGGGACCACCGCCATCAGCGGGACAGGCAACACCCTCGACAATGTGCTTGTCGGCAATGCCAGCTCCAATACTCTCGATGGCGGGGCTGGCATAGATACCCTGATCGGTGGTGCCGGCAACGATATCTACGTGGTCGACAATGGCGGCGACGTCATTGTCGAGGCAGAGAGCGCCGATATCGACACGGTGCAAAGTTCCGCCAGCAGCTACATCCTCGCGGCGAACGTGGAGAACCTGGCTCTCACCGGCACGGCTGCCATCAGCGGCACCGGAAATGCGCTTTCCAACCTTCTTACCGGCAATGCCGGCGCCAATACGCTCGATGGAGGGGCCGGCCAGGACACCCTCAATGGTGGTGCCGGGGCCGATCTCCTGATCGGCGGCGAAGGCAACGATACCTATGTGGTCGACAATGGCGGCGATCTGATTAGCGAAAACGCGGGCGAGGGAACGGACACGGTTCAAAGCTCGGCCAGTTATACGCTTGCTGCCAACGTGGAGAACCTGACCCTGATGGGAACCGCTGCCATCAGCGGCACCGGGAACGGGCTTGCCAATGTGCTGACCGGCAACTCGGCCGCCAATACGCTGAATGGCGACGGCGGCGACGACATCCTGAATGGTGGGGCCGGGGTCGATACCCTCGTGGGAGGGCTCGGCAACGACACATACATCGTCGAGAGCGCAAGCGATATCATTGCCGAAGCCCTCGGTGAGGGCACGGACACCGTTCAGAGCTCGGTCTCCCTGACCTTGGGAGCCAATCTCGAGAACCTGATGCTCACTGGAACGGCGACGACAGGGACGGGTAACGCCCTCGACAATGTCCTGCTTGGCAATGCCGCCAACAACACCCTGAACGGCGGCGCCGGAGCCGACACCCTGACAGGTGGGCTCGGCAACGACACCTACGTGATCGACAACACGGGCGACACGGTTATCGAGCTGGGAGGCGAAGGCATCGATACGGTCCAGAGCTCCGTCAGCTATACCCTTGCTGCCAACATCGAGAACCTGACGCTGACCGGAACATCTGCGATCAATGGCACAGGCAACGAGCTGGCGAACGCCCTGACCGGAAACTCCGGCGCGAATGTCCTCACGGGCGGGGCAGGGGACGACACCCTCAACGGCGGCACGGGAGCCGATACGCTCTCAGGCGGCACTGGAGACGACATCTATATCGTCGACAACGCCGGGGACGTGGTGATCGAGGCGATCAACGAGGGCATCGACACCGTCCAGAGCTCCGTGAGCTTTACCCTGAGTGCTTTTGTGGAAAATCTGACCCTCACGGGGATCGCTGCCAGCGGGACAGGCAACGCACTCGATAATGTGCTCATCGGGAACTCCGGCGCCAATACGCTCAATGGCGGCGCAGGCGCGGACCAGATGAGCGGTGGCGCCGGAAACGACACCTATATCGTCGACGACATCGGCGATGGTGTGATGGAGGCGGCCAGTGCAGGCACGGACACGGTTCAAAGCGCGATCGGCTATGTGCTGGGTGCCAACCTGGAGAACCTGACCCTGACGGGCACGGCAGCCATCAACGGCACGGGGAACGAGCTCGCCAATGTGCTGACGGGTAACTCCGGCGCGAACATGCTGGAAGGTGGGATCGGGGATGACACCTTGAATGGCGGAGCAGGGAACGACCTGCTCTCCGGCGGGGTCGGGAATGACACCTACATCGTCGACAGTGTGGCGGACATGATCGTGGAGGCCGCTGACGAGGGCACGGACACCGTGCAGAGCTCCATCACCCTGACCGTGGGAGCCAATCTCGAGAACCTGACCCTGACGGGGACCGCGGCGATCCATGGCACCGGCAACGGCCTCAACAACGTCCTCACCGGGAACTCTGGCGCAAATACACTGGATGGGCGCGAGGGCGCCGATCAGATGAGCGGCGGTCTGGGCAACGATATCTACGTGGTCGACGATGCAGGCGATGTGGTCATCGAGGCGGCGAGCCAGGGCACCGACACGGTTCAGAGCTCGATCAGCCATGGCCTTGCCGCCAATGTGGAGAACCTGACGCTGATCGGAACATCGGCGATCAACGGCACAGGCAATACCCTGAACAACGTGATGATCGGCAATGCAGCGACCAATATCCTCTTCGGCGGCGCAGGAAACGATACTTTGACGGGAGGTGCTGGTTCCGACGTGTTCGCGTTTACGACGGGCTTCGGGAAGGACGTCGTCACCGACTTCCAGGCCGGTGCCGGATCCGGTGATGTGATCGAGTTCAGCACGAGCCTCTTTGCAGATGTGACAACCGTGCTGGCGGCAGCATCTCAAGTCGGTTCCGATGTGGTGATTACGGTCGATACGAGCAACACGATCACGCTGAAGAACGTGCAGCGCTCAAGCCTCCACGCCGATGATTTCCGGTTTGTCTAA
- a CDS encoding MFS transporter — translation MTNSHYRWVIVAAGGLLGCMAIGAMFSLPVFLLPISRETGWSVTGISSAMTIGFVSMALASLMWGTLSDRWGPRVVVTIGSIVLSAALAVASRATSLIEFQLVFGLVVGGATAAIFAPMMACVTGWFDTHRSLAVSLVSAGMGMAPMTMSPLAAWLISAYDWRTSLQIIAALAAAVMIPVALLVRRAPALEDRNGPAFPGGEAHGAMSMGQAMRSPQFIILLLTNFFCCATHAGPIFHTVSYAITCGIPVIAAVSIYSVEGLAGMGGRVVFGLMGDRFGAKGTLVAGLLLQAFAVLAYAFVSELGAFYAVAALVGFVYAGVMPLYAVLARENFPLQMMGTVIGGTAMAGGLGMAIGPLAGGLIYDTMGSYVWLYIGAWGLGLGAFLISLTFKPFSKGQPAMAAA, via the coding sequence ATGACGAACTCTCACTATCGCTGGGTCATCGTTGCGGCAGGCGGCCTTCTTGGCTGCATGGCCATCGGGGCAATGTTCTCTCTGCCGGTTTTCCTGCTGCCGATCTCACGAGAGACCGGATGGTCCGTGACCGGCATCTCCAGCGCCATGACGATCGGGTTCGTCTCCATGGCCTTGGCGAGCCTGATGTGGGGAACTCTGTCGGACCGTTGGGGGCCCCGTGTCGTCGTAACGATCGGTTCGATCGTCCTATCGGCGGCTTTGGCCGTCGCGAGCCGCGCGACATCTCTCATCGAGTTTCAGCTCGTGTTCGGGTTGGTGGTGGGTGGCGCCACGGCGGCGATCTTTGCGCCGATGATGGCCTGCGTCACAGGCTGGTTCGACACGCATCGCAGTCTTGCCGTGTCCTTGGTGTCCGCCGGCATGGGAATGGCGCCGATGACCATGTCGCCGTTAGCGGCATGGCTCATCTCCGCTTATGACTGGAGAACGTCTCTACAGATCATCGCCGCCCTTGCGGCGGCCGTGATGATCCCGGTGGCGCTGTTGGTCCGCCGGGCACCGGCTCTCGAGGACCGGAACGGTCCCGCCTTCCCGGGTGGAGAGGCGCACGGTGCCATGTCCATGGGCCAAGCCATGAGGTCACCCCAGTTCATCATCCTTCTTCTGACGAACTTCTTCTGTTGCGCCACACATGCCGGCCCGATCTTTCATACGGTGAGCTACGCGATCACCTGCGGCATTCCCGTGATTGCCGCCGTTTCGATCTATAGCGTGGAGGGACTGGCCGGCATGGGTGGCCGCGTCGTGTTCGGTCTCATGGGGGACCGGTTCGGCGCCAAGGGCACTCTGGTCGCAGGATTGTTGCTGCAGGCTTTCGCCGTCCTGGCATACGCGTTCGTGAGCGAGCTCGGCGCATTCTACGCCGTGGCAGCGTTGGTCGGCTTCGTTTACGCCGGCGTCATGCCTCTCTACGCCGTCCTCGCGCGCGAGAACTTCCCTCTGCAAATGATGGGTACGGTCATCGGCGGGACAGCCATGGCCGGCGGCTTGGGGATGGCCATAGGGCCATTGGCCGGAGGGCTGATCTACGACACCATGGGAAGTTACGTTTGGCTCTACATCGGCGCCTGGGGCCTTGGGCTCGGGGCCTTCCTGATCTCCCTGACCTTCAAGCCATTCTCCAAGGGTCAGCCGGCCATGGCGGCTGCTTAG